Proteins encoded by one window of Primulina huaijiensis isolate GDHJ02 chromosome 1, ASM1229523v2, whole genome shotgun sequence:
- the LOC140970798 gene encoding uncharacterized protein, whose product MDGRPVRNNRNPRYNNRNNNRNDEDAQQQQPPPAVGLRQVDLMVIATMVATTLQGLVNPNANQPPPPPPAQNGTKHHYEALRRARVSNFDGSSDPEVGRNWMKEVENHLRLLVVPQGIRVDVITPFLVDKAAKWWEGVSPAILGTGLITWQRFREAFLRHYFPTAIRVQKLSEFESLVQEPNMTVVEYSSKFHSLGTYSPTIMGDEALKIHRFKKGLNSLTQSALTVIEPNSFDELMGAAIRAENDIKRREVLQQKKPLPSQSSKEGVKCQTCGFTHTGECRRNSGACFRCVKMDHRIAQCPLPNPRNGPAGGTTPNKPHENKPNARVYALTQEEAGNSNDVAGTILINNIPAYVLFDCGATHSFMSKRFAKKLGTMPDNLEEQYRVATPANRTLETRTLYRDIGVLIENQSFKANLIQLSMV is encoded by the exons ATGGACGGAAGACCTGTAAGAAACAACCGCAACCCTCGTTACAATAACCGCAATAACAACCGCAATGACGAAGACGCACAACAACAACAACCACCACCAGCAGTTGGCCTTAGACAGGTGGATCTGATGGTTATAGCCACGATGGTGGCAACCACACTACAAGGGTTGGTCAACCCTAATGCTAACCAGCCACCGCCACCACCTCCAGCTCAGAATGGGACCAAGCATCACTATGAGGCTCTCCGAAGAGCAAGAGTCTCAAACTTCGATGGAAGCTCCGATCCTGAGGTCGGACGAAATTGGATGAAAGAGGTGGAGAATCATCTTCGACTACTTGTGGTTCCACAAGGGATCAGAGTAGATGTGATTACACCATTTCTTGTGGATAAAGCTGCCAAATGGTGGGAAGGAGTCTCACCAGCTATTTTAGGGACGGGACTTATCACCTGGCAAAGGTTCCGAGAGGCATTCTTGAGGCACTACTTCCCGACAGCAATTCGAGTGCAGAAGCTATCAGAATTTGAAAGCTTGGTTCAAGAACCCAACATGACAGTGGTGGAGTATTCATCCAAGTTCCACTCATTGGGAACTTACTCCCCAACCATCATGGGAGACGAGGCCTTAAAGATACATCGCTTCAAGAAGGGATTGAACAGCCTTACTCAATCTGCCCTTACTGTTATCGAGCCCAACAGCTTTGATGAATTGATGGGAGCCGCCATCAGGGCTGAGAATGACATTAAGAGGCGTGAAG TTCTCCAGCAAAAGAAACCACTTCCTTCTCAATCAAGCAAAGAGGGAGTCAAGTGCCAAACTTGTGGATTCACTCACACTGGTGAATGCCGTAGGAATTCTGGAGCTTGTTTCCGTTGTGTAAAGATGGACCATCGCATTGCTCAATGCCCTCTTCCAAATCCAAGGAATGGTCCAGCAGGTGGAACAACTCCAAACAAGCCTCATGAGAACAAGCCAAATGCTCGAGTCTATGCTCTCACTCAAGAAGAGGCTGGCAACTCAAATGATGTAGCAGGTACCATTCTAATCAATAATATACCAGcttatgtattatttgattgtggtgctacgcatTCATTCATGTCTAAGAGATTTGCCAAGAAGTTAGGAACTATGCCTGATAACTTAGAAGAACAATATAGAGTAGCAACTCCTGCAAATCGAACTTTAGAAACTCGCACTCTATATCGGGATATTGGCGTACTCatagaaaatcaaagtttcaaGGCAAACCTAATCCAACTAAGCATGGTGTAA